Proteins from a genomic interval of Heteronotia binoei isolate CCM8104 ecotype False Entrance Well chromosome 7, APGP_CSIRO_Hbin_v1, whole genome shotgun sequence:
- the LOC132575561 gene encoding leukocyte elastase inhibitor-like, with the protein MASSLSESNAKFALHFYQKLSQAKPCGNLLFSPANLTSALGLLLYGARGSTAHEIEKNVLECECEQPEGNHTEFHKILASLNTATTNYDLSFASRLYGDDSITYNQEFVFCAMKLYLTQVSNVDFQNAPEEFRKIINTWVEVQTHGIMKNLLLKKNVTSLTQLLHVNALYFKGQWDAQFDKRLTKESPFHVNEMTYNTVDLMHRKGQYRTGNIELRDMRVQVLEIPYKDNELSMFIFLPDDCSSECLQQLEEVLTYEKVAECICQAQLKLEEVEVAIPKIKMEKEILASQILEVLAVTQVLDPKMADLTGITLTEDVALSEIVHCTSLEIDEEGGEEPHCLKDGDPNHPECVQFVADHPFFFFVLHNSTGSILLLGRFIKPERKYGFH; encoded by the exons ATGGCCTCGTCCCTCAGCGAATCAAATGCAAAATTTGCCCTTCACTTTTACCAGAAGCTGAGCCAGGCCAAACCCTGTGGGAACCTCTTGTTTTCTCCTGCAAATCTCACAAGTGCCCTGGGCCTTCTCCTTTATGGAGCTAGGGGCAGCACAGCACACGAAATAGAAAAG AATGTTCTTGAGTGTGAATGTGAGCAGCCTGAAGGTAACCATACTGAATTCCACAAAATCCTGGCCAGCCTCAATACAGCCACCACAAACTATGACCTAAGCTTTGCCAGTCGTCTCTATGGAGATGACTCCATCACTTACAACCAG GAATTTGTGTTCTGTGCAATGAAGCTGTATCTGACACAAGTCAGCAATGTTGACTTTCAAAATGCTCCAGAAGAATTCAGGAAGATTATAAACACATGGGTTGAAGTCCAGACGCATG GCATCATGAAGAATCTCTTGCTCAAGAAAAACGTCACTTCTCTAACTCAACTGCTCCATGTGAATGCCCTCTACTTCAAAGGACAATGGGATGCGCAGTTTGACAAGCGGCTCACCAAAGAAAGTCCCTTTCATGTGAACGAG ATGACCTATAATACCGTGGATCTGATGCATCGCAAAGGCCAGTATAGGACGGGCAACATTGAATTACGCGACATGCGCGTTCAGGTGCTCGAAATCCCCTACAAGGATAACGAACTGAGTATGTTCATATTCTTGCCAGATGACTGCAGTTCAGAATGCCTTCAACAG CTAGAGGAAGTGCTTACCTATGAGAAGGTAGCAGAATGTATCTGTCAAGCACAACTTAAACTGGAAGAGGTCGAAGTGGCCATTCCCAAAAtcaagatggagaaggaaattcTAGCCTCCCAAATTTTGGAAGTTCTCGCTGTGACTCAAGTGTTGGATCCCAAGATGGCCGACTTAACTGGAATAACACTGACGGAAGACGTGGCATTGAGTGAGATTGTCCACTGCACTTCTCTGGAAATCGACGAAGAGGGTGGTGAGGAGCCGCACTGCCTGAAAGACGGGGATCCGAATCACCCAGAGTGTGTGCAGTTTGTGGCTGACcaccctttcttcttctttgtgttgCACAATAGCACTGGCAGCATCCTGCTCCTGGGCCGGTTTATTAAACCTGAAAGGAAGTATGGTTTCCATTAA